The Mycolicibacterium parafortuitum nucleotide sequence CGCGGCGTCTCGCCGACCACGGTGCGACCGTCACGGTGCTGGAGGCGCGTGCGCGTATCGGCGGCAGGACGTGGACTGACACCTCGCTCGGCGTACCGATCGACCTCGGCGCGGCGTGGATCCACGGCGCGGACGGAAACCCGCTGACCGAACTGGCCGAAACGGTGGGGGCGCGCACCGTCGAGACGGACTTCGACGACACCGTGGTGATCGACGACGGTGCCGCCGTCGACGCGGCCGCGGTGACCGCCGTGTTGCGCGAATGGGACGGGGTTCTCGCCGACGTCGACGAGATGACCGAGCGCGCGGGGCCGGACGACTCTCTGGCCGGCGCGCTGGCCCGCACCGGTGCGGACCTGACGGATCCGCTGATGCAGTGGTGTGTGGCCGGCGCGATCGGCGCCGAGTACGCCGCCGACCCCGACGAGTTGTCGCTGCGGTGGTTCGGCCACGAAGGAGAATTCGACGGGCCCGACCTGTTGCTGCCGGGTGGCTACCGGCAACTGGTCGAGCACCTGGCACGAGATCTGACGATCCGGCTCGGTGCCGAGGTCACCCGCATCGTCCATCACGACGCCGGCGTCACCGTCGAGACCGCGCACGAGACCCTCACCGCGGACCGGGTGATCGTCACCGTCCCGCTCGGTGTCCTCAAGGCCGGCACCATCACCTTCGACCCGCCGCTGCCCGCCGCCAAACGCGACGCGATCGAGCGACTCGGATTCGGGCTCCTGGACAAGGTGGTGTTGCGGTTCGGCGAACCGTTCTGGACCGGGCGCTTCGACGCGCACTCGGACATGATCGGGCTCGCGGGGCGGGACCGGCCTGTCTCCGATCTGGTCAACGGGCTGCGCTTCACCGATGTGCCGGTGTTGATCGGGTTGCGCGGCGGCGCCAACGCGCTGGCCCGCGAACAGGATTCAGATGCCAAGACAGCCGACGAGGTCGTCGCGGCGCTGGGGGCGCCCGCCCCGACCGGTGTGGTGGTGACCCGCTGGGCGCAGGATCCCTACGCCCGCGGCTCTTACAGCTTCCTGGCCGTCAGGTCCGGTCCCGACGACCAGGAAGCGTTGGCGGCCCCGGTCGGCGACCGGCTGGCTTTCGCCGGCGAGGCGACCCACGCGGAGTTCTTCGCCACCGTGCACGGCGCCTACCTCAGCGGCGTGCGGGAAGCCGACAGGATCCTGCAGCGCGGCTAACCCGCTTGGGTGACGACGACGTCGCCGGTCTCGCTGCGTCCGTTGATCATCGAGGCGGCCGCACCCCGGTCCTGGGTCCGCGGCACCTCCACGACCGTCGCACCGTGGGCACGCCCGGTCGTCGCATCGACGAAATAGGGCCCCGGCGGCGGCAGGGTGATCACCACGTCGCCGTGGTCGGATTCCGCGTCGACGGTGGCCGGCGGCTCGGAGAACTCGACACTGATGTCTCCGGTGGTGGTTGCGGCGCGGAATGATTCGGTGATCGCGATCGAACCGCGGGTGGTCACGTCGCCGTGTTCGTTCTCGACGTCGACGCGCTTGGCCGCGCCGCCGAGCACGATCGATCCGTCGGTCGTGCGCGCCGTGAGCTCGTCGATGTCGGCCTGTGCGAACAGCACTCCGGTCTGCTGGCGGGTGGTCACCGACACCCGGCGGGCCAGTTCGGGAGGCAGCACGACGGTGATCTCGCCGGCGCGGCCCCACCGCAGGAACTCCGAGGGTTCGGCGTCGATGGTGATCCGTGCGCTGGTGCCGTCGGCGGTGACCGCCAGCGGCTCCGAGCCTGCCCGTACGGAATTCACCATCCGCATGTCGACGCGGGGCTCGCGCGCCTCCCGGTCGGCGGTGATCCGCACGACGGCGGGCACCGAACCGGTGTCGACGGTCACCGAGGTCAGCGAATTCGGCAGCGTCATCGAATCCTTGACCACGCGGAAGTTGCTGACACCCCACGCCATCGCGGACAACGACACGACGACACCGATGACGAGCACCGACGCGGCGACGGTGAGCAGGACGCGGATCGCGGATCGGCCTCCCGGTGACAGCGGCGGGGGCGGTGCGCTGGGGATCGAGATGGTGGTGGTCACGACAAATCCTTTCGGGGGCTTCAGGATTCGAGATAGCGGAGGACGGCGAGGACGCGGCGGTTCTCGCTCTCGTCGGGGGCCAGGTTCAACTTCGTGAAGATCGAGGCGATGTGCTTCTCGGCCGAACCGACCGACATGTGCAGCGCGGTGGCGATCGCCGAGTTCGTCTTTCCCTCGGCCATCAGCTGCAGCACCTCGTTCTCCCTGGGGGTCAGCGCGTCGAGGACGTTGCGCCGGTGCGAGCGGACCAGGATCTGGGAGACCACCTCGGGGTCGAGCACGGTTCCGCCGGACCCGACCACCTCGACAGCGTCGAGGAACGCGGGTACGTCGGCCACGCGGTCCTTGAGCAGGTATCCGAATCCCCTTGTGTCCGAGGCGATCAGATCGGCGGCGTAGCGCTCCTCGACGTAGTGCGAGAGCACCAGCACCGGGGACTCGGGGTTCTGGCTGCGCAGCAGTGCCGCGGCCCGGATGCCCTCGTCGGTGAACGTCGGCGGCATCCGCACGTCCAGGATCGCGAGATCGGGGCGGGTGTCGTTGACCAGCCGCAGCAGGTTCGTCGCATCGGACACCCCGGCGACGACCTCGTGCCCGGCGTCGGTCAGGATCCGTTCGATGCCTGCGCGCAGCAGCGCCGAGTCCTCGGCGATCACGATGCGCATGGCAGCACCGCCGTGACGATGGTGGGTCCGGTCACCGGGCTGGACACGGTGAACGTCCCCCGCGCGGCCCGCACCCGTTCGTCGAGCCCGCGCAGGCCGGTGGCGTCCAGGCCGCTGTCCCCGTCGACCACCTGCGCGCCGCCGCGCCCGTCGTCGAACACCGAGACGTGCA carries:
- a CDS encoding response regulator transcription factor, coding for MRIVIAEDSALLRAGIERILTDAGHEVVAGVSDATNLLRLVNDTRPDLAILDVRMPPTFTDEGIRAAALLRSQNPESPVLVLSHYVEERYAADLIASDTRGFGYLLKDRVADVPAFLDAVEVVGSGGTVLDPEVVSQILVRSHRRNVLDALTPRENEVLQLMAEGKTNSAIATALHMSVGSAEKHIASIFTKLNLAPDESENRRVLAVLRYLES
- a CDS encoding flavin monoamine oxidase family protein — protein: MSRRQFALGLGAMATAPLLAACGDDAPGAHGEHVVVVGAGMAGLSAARRLADHGATVTVLEARARIGGRTWTDTSLGVPIDLGAAWIHGADGNPLTELAETVGARTVETDFDDTVVIDDGAAVDAAAVTAVLREWDGVLADVDEMTERAGPDDSLAGALARTGADLTDPLMQWCVAGAIGAEYAADPDELSLRWFGHEGEFDGPDLLLPGGYRQLVEHLARDLTIRLGAEVTRIVHHDAGVTVETAHETLTADRVIVTVPLGVLKAGTITFDPPLPAAKRDAIERLGFGLLDKVVLRFGEPFWTGRFDAHSDMIGLAGRDRPVSDLVNGLRFTDVPVLIGLRGGANALAREQDSDAKTADEVVAALGAPAPTGVVVTRWAQDPYARGSYSFLAVRSGPDDQEALAAPVGDRLAFAGEATHAEFFATVHGAYLSGVREADRILQRG
- a CDS encoding DUF4097 family beta strand repeat-containing protein, with the translated sequence MTTTISIPSAPPPPLSPGGRSAIRVLLTVAASVLVIGVVVSLSAMAWGVSNFRVVKDSMTLPNSLTSVTVDTGSVPAVVRITADREAREPRVDMRMVNSVRAGSEPLAVTADGTSARITIDAEPSEFLRWGRAGEITVVLPPELARRVSVTTRQQTGVLFAQADIDELTARTTDGSIVLGGAAKRVDVENEHGDVTTRGSIAITESFRAATTTGDISVEFSEPPATVDAESDHGDVVITLPPPGPYFVDATTGRAHGATVVEVPRTQDRGAAASMINGRSETGDVVVTQAG